AGGCCTGATCTTAATCTTACTTTATACAATTTCCGTTTAtaccctttttctctctaaagAATAGGGTTCTTGCTACCGCACGGGGTCTGGGCTTTACGTgaggctgcatggcagccgTAGAGGGTGGCACCGGTCGGCCTTCCTTTGCCGATCTGGTGGGTGCCGTCCCTCAACCTATACCGGAGATGCTTCTTGCACCCAGGCTTCCAAAGATGTTGGAAGGTGAGGTATATTTTCAGTTTACTAAAGAAGAAATAGCAAGATCAGCGGAACCTTTCCGCTACTCTGTAGTCCTCAAGTTCTTGAAGAACCGTCCGTCGTTGGATGCTGTGAGGGCTTTCATTCACAGTCGATGGGGCCTTACGGCCAGTCCAGTAGTTTCTGCCATGAGGAGACTGCGTAACGTCTTCGTTCGCATGGCTAATGAAGTTGATTTCACCAAAGCATTATCACGGGAGGTTTGTGAAATAAATGGGATCTTCTACCGTGCATTCAGATGATCACCAGAATTCAATGAGGATGCCGAGCCATCAAGGGTCCCGGTATGGGTTTCTTTGCCAGGTCTTCCTCCAAACTTTTATCAAGAATCtttcttgaagattttgatGGCACCGATTGGAACTTTCATTCGCCATGATAATCCGACACGGTGCACAACAAGAACGGATGGTGCAAGGCTCTGTGTGGAAGTGGATGCTGCAAAACCGCCACTGTCTCATTTCTGGATTGGAGCGCCTGGACTGTCTTCTACCCGAaagcaagaaatattttatgaaatgctCCCGGCTTTCTGTTCGTCATGTAAGATGCAGGGTCATAATGCACGGACTTGTAATCCTGGAAAAGCTGGTAAGAAAGGGGGAAGAAAAGGGAATAGGAAAGGCCTCTCAGATGATCAAGGGGTAGAGCAGAATGATGATAAGGTTGAAACTCCTCCGctggttcttgtggaaaataatgTTGTGGGTGAACATTCTATGCGGATGGACAAAGAAACAGAGGAGGCTAGGGTGGAGAAGGCGACGGAAGTAGCAGTTGCAGTTCATGTGCAGTTGGATGCCGAGAAGGAAGAATTTCCAGTGCAGGTGGCAGACCAAATGGTGCAGTTGGGTTTTGAGAATGATGAACAACCGGAGCAGATAGGAGAAGTAATTCCTCCTGTGATTAATAAGGTGGTGCAGTTGACGCCTCTTGTTGAAACAGAGGATGAAACAGATTTAATGTTACAGGTTGGGGACGCAGATGGTGCAGGGATTGTCACGGGTGCGTGTTATGTGGCGTCTAATATGGACGTAAATCAGAGTTTGCGTACGGAAGATAATGGTCCGATTATGGAGCAGACGCAACCAGTGGTGGAAGAGGAAATAGATGAGGACgttgatgaagaagttgatgAAGAAATCATGATGGAAGAGAACTGTTCTTCAGAACCAGAACCGGAACAGCATCCAGAGGTTTTTTCACAAACTAAAGACTACTTTACTGAATCTGAGTTGAATGATGGTAAAAAGaggtataataaaaaaaagtttattaaaatGTGTAGTTCTTCTCGGGTTCTTGCCCGAAATTCTAACATTGCTTAATGATTGATTTCATCTTggtatggaatattagaggggtGGGAACATCTAGAACCAGACTAAAGACATTGGTGGGAAGATATAAACCGAAAATTGTTGCACTTTTAGAAccgtttcaaaatttaaagggTGCTCGTAAATTGGCTAGaagtctaaattttgatatGGTTATTTCTAATGAGGTGGAAGGGGGGAAAATATGGCTTTTGTGGGATAGTATTTATAAGGTGCAAGTTGATAAGTTGGGTATGCAATTTATTTCCATTGTTGTAGAGAATGGTGTGgataaaattttgattcatgTGATTTATGCTAAATGTTCCTGGGTGGAGAGGCGCTATCTATGGCTAGAGCTCAGTAGTAATCATGTGGATGTAGATCCTTGTGTTGTtgtgggggattttaatattatcaggAATGATTCagaaaggagaagaggaagacctCGGCCAAATGTGgctatggatgattttaatgattgaattcatcaaatggGTCTTATGGAAATGGCTACGAAAGGGAGTTGTTTctcatggtgtaatgggcagTCAGGATTGGCCCGTTCGTGGGCTCGGCTTGATCGTGCTCTAATGGATAATTCATTCAGTAATTTGTTCCCTAATACTATTTATTCTTACTTGTCTAGATCTACTTCAGACCTGGCCCCCATGATCATTGAGTTCAAGAAAGATCCTTTCTCCTATGGGCCGTCTCCATTTCGGTTTCAATaaatgtgggtggatcatcCTGGTTTCCTGAATTGTGTTAGAGCTGCTTGGAATTTACAGATGATAGGTTCTCCGATCCTGTGTTtaagtaagaaattaaaacatacGAAGGTGGTGCTTCGGGAATAGAATAAAAGAGTATTTGGTCACACAATAGGGCGTATTGATGCCCTTGAAAAACAGATTGAGGAGATTGAGCTACAACTTCAATCAAATTGGGAGGTAAATTTGGAGAGAGAACTACATGAGGCAGTCTCAAATCTAGCTGGTTGGAGGCATCGGGAAGAGATGAGATTAGCACAAATGGCTAAGCTTAAATGGAAGTTGGAGGGAGAtagtaattcaaaattttttcatgcttgtcttatcaataaaagaaggaagagagTACTGGAGATGAGATTGAATGGAATAACTTATGAGAGCCTAGAGAGTATTCATCAAGGGGCGGTGGAATTTTTTCAAGATTCACTTCAAGGAGAACCTCCCATAGAGCAATCTAGACTGGAAGGCCTTATTGAGACAGTCATACTAGAGGAGGAAAATGTTTCTTTGATTAGGCCGCCTACTTTAGAGAAAGTGTTTGAGGCAGTATCATCCATCCCAAATCAAAGTTGGGGTTATTTGTAAGCCTTGGTTTTGGGTTGTGGTGGGTTTTGTTTAAATAGTggtctattatttttgttctagattttttcttgattatggGCCTGTTTTTCCATGGTCCTTTCttgtaaccacggtattccttagccataagtgagggctttattaataaactttggGAGGgagtcactattggacatgtgacttcctgctcttttaaaaaaaaaaaaaaataccatctgTCTCGGTCTCACAGGCTCTAGCTCCCGCTTTCTTAGTCTCCCTCTCTGAACTAAGGTATGGATGATCTGAGAGTTTAAGTTCCTGGGTTTGGGTTGATTTTGGTCATTGAACTTTTGGGTACTATAGTTTTTCGATTTTGAATGCTAAATTCTTGGCTGAAAATGTATTGGCAGAGTTGAGTGTTGGCCATAATTTGTTTGGGGTTAAAATGGTGCGGCATTACCCTAttccttttctatttctagtgTTGGTAAGGATTTGGGAGACTGGATCTTAGCCAAAAGAAACGATTGGCTTGTGTTAGTTAAAGCTAGTGGAGGTGATTGGATTTGGTTGCAAAAATGTCCCCAAAAAATGGTCTTTTTTTtcaccctcttttttttttttttttttttttgaaaataacctCAGAAACCTTCCATTGAAATTACATGTTACAACTTGTATTATCAAGAAGGCATCCCACAATGAAGTTCGGGACCTCTTCTATCCAAACTAGTTCTTCTCCGATCTCTAAAGCTTTCTTTGCTAAAGTATGAGATACTGTGTTCTTTTTCCTACTAACAAATTGAATAAACCAATGTGTCCTATTTCTGAAATGAAACTTAACATCATCAATGATAGAACTATAGTCAAGAACAGCTTCTTCCTCACTCAGTACAACCTCAACAACTTCCTTTGCATCGCCCTCAAAGATAGCTTTTTGAATATTGAGTTCTGAGCACAATTCAGTTGCTTTCCTCAAGGCCAAACTTTCTGCAACAGCTGCATTTACCACATTATTCTTGAGATCACACTCAGCAAAGCCTCTCATTCTTCATCTCTTATAATGATACCAATCCCCattctatttctttttacaTTCAAGGAGGCATCCCAGTTAACTTAACAAATCCCCTTTCTGGTTTCTCCCAAGTCTCCAGTAACTGTTGTGCCTTATTCTGCTTGCTTTGATGAGCTTGAGCCTGTACCACCTGAAATTCTTGCAAAGCTGCTCTCGTGGCAATGAATGAATTCATGGGGCAATCCAATCTCTTTTCGAAGATCCATTCATTCCTGCTGAGCCAGACCTTCCTTAGCAACACTGCCACCTCTTCTAGCTGGTTCTTGTTGAGTCTGCATCTAAGTTGCTCCCAAAGTTCCAGGAAATCCACCTCTGATCTAGTCCATTTCTTGACATAGCTTGCATCATTACCCCATAAATCATTTGCTGCAGGACACTCTCATAGAACCTGTATAAGAGTCTCTTCTTCTGCATTGCACACAGGGCATCTTTTGTCAATTGTTATCTTTCTTTTGTATAGGTTTACTTTTGTTGGCAGCAAACTGTTTACAGCTTTCCATAAGAAGAGCTTTGTCACACGGTACCTCAAGGTCCCAAATGTTCTTCCATATGTCACCTACTTTCTTCTCTGATGAACTCTCTCCTTtgcttctttattttaattccaAGTGCAAAAAATATGCACTTCTGACTGTGAACAGACCCTTCTTAGCTGGCCCCCAAAAGATCTTGTCCTTTGCTCTACCTCTGTTCAAAGGCATACAAAGAATCCGTTCAGCTTCTTCCTCCGAGAATATGGTTCTTATTATTGATTCATCCCACTCTCCCTTCTGTCTGTCAATCAATTCAACAACTTTGGCATCCTTCTGCAGTAGAGACACTGGGGACTGAACAGCAAAGGAAGTGGGTCTAGGCATCCATTTAGATCCCCATATATTAATCTCCTTCCCATCCCCCACTTTCCACCTAAGTCCTTCTCTCAAGAGGTCCCTTGCAGACTATATGCTCCTCCATACCAGAGAGGGTTGAGCACCCAGCTTAGCATCTAGAAAATTCCCAAATCTAAAGTACTTTTCTTTGAGTAACACTGCTGCCAAGGATAATGGATATTTGAGTATTCTCCATCCTTGTTTAGCGAGGAGTGCAACATTAAAGTTCTCCAAGTCCCTGAACCCCATTCCCCCTCGACCTTTCTAAATACTCATGTTTGCCCATTTCCTCCATATCATCCCTCTCCCTTCCTGCTGACTTCCCCACCAGAACTTAGAGAGCATAATGTTGATTTCCTTGCACAATTTAATAGGGAGTTTAAAAACTCCCATAGTGAAAGTTGGAATAGACTGTAGAACAGCCTTGATAAGCACTTCTTTTCCAGCTTGAGACAAGAAGGTATTTTTTCAACTAGAAATTTTCTGCCATATCTTCTCCTTGAGGTTTCTAAAGGTGTTGAACCTTGATCTCCCTACCATAGTAGGAAGTccaaggtatttttcataagtgcCACATACAAAAGAATTTCCAGCTTTCTTGATAGCCTGCTTGTCTGTCAACGGAGTATtattgctgaaaaaaaaaaacagaaaattttcctttatttagGAACTATCCAGAGGCCTTTTCATAAACCAGtagaattttttgaattttcctcCATTCTCCAATATTTGCTCTTCCAAATAAGATACAATCATCTGCAATACTAGTTCTTCCTCGAGCCACTTGCACCCCTCTTATGAGCTTGCTCTTCTCATAATGCTCTTCACCCTCTTATAAACTATAATCATTTACACAAAGTGGATGGAGTGATTATCAAGATAAAGGCCATACGAGCTAGCTGATTGTGGTCTAAAATTTCTCAAGTCAATTCCAGGGATAGTTtggatttaattaaatatatacttCTGTATAGACTTGTGAAATCCTTGtagacaaacaaaaaatataatggcCCATTACTACATTAATCCTCTTGGAAATCCTTTGAAACTCAATATTGATGGAATTAATTCCTTAGGTAACCCGGGCACTAGTGGAGATAGGCTTACGATTGATTatacacaaaaaaattgttctaGACCTTCTAATATATATTGTCTCATATTAAATACCATTTTtggatttcatttcttttctccacgTGGTAAAGTAAACCACAATTACAGGCTCTTCCCTTATGATATTACTGTGGCAGAATGATATCATTGGGCCTTCTGATTGTTTAACATTccataatagtaatatatatgttgtatattaGCAAGTATTTGGGTATGTCAACAGCTGATGGTGATGGTTATTAGGATTTTTGAGTATCTTTACCATCTTGTTattattgctctctctctctctctctctctctctctctctctctctctctctctctctctctctctctctctctctctctctctctctctctctctctctctctctctctctctctctctctctctctctctctctgttttctcaTTCATACAGGTGATGTAGGTgaagaaatatattttgttgTGAGTCATTTTTGTTAAACTACAATGTATAGCCATGAGATGAGATTTAATTTACTCCATTGTGCATGAAACAAGAAGATAAACAATAGGATCTTTGTTCCTATTACAGTCAATGACTAGCTAGATAGAAGCTAGAATGgatcttctttaaaaaattagcTTAAATTACTCAAATTAGCTTAAAGAATTAACGTGATAGCTAAATTTGAATGCTACAAATATCCCCATGTCACACTTACTGGTATTCTCGTCAATTTTTCTTACCATGTGATGCAgatgttttattatatatatgagttgttttttattttctcaaattatcactCATTTTGTAATAAGGCTGGCCATATATCACGTTAAATAACTGCATGTAAGGCCAAAATACTCTTcgatatatatgataattaCTTTGTACCACTTCTCATTTGGTTGTGAAGCACTTATACTCCAAGTTGACAAAATGCATGTCTAATATATCGAACCTTTTCTGCAGAATACATGGGTGTAGATCAGAATTGGACAGAGACATGAGTTGATTTCTTAATCTCCTTCTTTCTGAGTTTATGATGTATCTCGTGTTTATGCATTGCATTGGAACATCATTTTATGCTACTTGAATTGGGGACTTCTGGCCTTTGTTTTATCAGGTCAATTTGGggacatttttttattctttcatgtTTGGAATTACTATATGTGGCTTCAGGTCTTGAACAAGTTTAATATCCCTGATCCTTGTGCCTATTTTGAACTCAGCATTCAGTGCTTTTTTTAGGATTTATTTCATAGTAACTTAtgtaagtttcttggacatttCTTCCTTTACTAAGCTTTCTATATAAGATTGAAGatttatcatttctctctcttaccTATTTAGTATATGTTTGGGATTGCGGtggaaaatataacttataactttaggacttatagcttataacttaaataataagttttactgttaaaaagttatttactgtttgttaactatatgtttaaagcattttcaaacatattacgTTTGTTTGGAACCAAATTAAAAAAGCACTTTTTGATGTAGAAATTtcgattaatttttaaaaattatgaccatatctttgaaagttgaaagttgtaATTGTCCGAAaattgtatgagtattttcGTTCATtgacagtctttttaaaattcgaattacaTTCTGTATTATCTGGAAAAGCACGTTTATTTCttcaaacaacttaattttttcattaaagagtttttaagaGTATTTAAGCATTTTTTGAGACTCAAACTGTAACCCCAAATAGACCCTTAGTAATATTGAATTTTGCTTGCGCGCTTCTTTATGTGTTATTAAATAACCACAGGCACATTAGCCTTGCTTCCAATGCTTGTCCTTTAGAAGCTCCAGTGCCATAAAAGCCAATAACATCCGCATCCATTAATATACATGGTTCAGTCAAGTTTGGAGCTACACTTGATGCAGTGAAGGAATATCATCAGTTGTGTCTTGATATAGCATAATTTATAAtagccttttcttttcattttttcccttaGCCATGCTTTGAACGTCAGCTATGTATTGCTGCC
Above is a genomic segment from Juglans microcarpa x Juglans regia isolate MS1-56 chromosome 1D, Jm3101_v1.0, whole genome shotgun sequence containing:
- the LOC121246403 gene encoding uncharacterized protein LOC121246403 — its product is MRGFAECDLKNNVVNAAVAESLALRKATELCSELNIQKAIFEGDAKEVVEVVLSEEEAVLDYSSIIDDVKFHFRNRTHWFIQFVSRKKNTVSHTLAKKALEIGEELVWIEEVPNFIVGCLLDNTSCNM